The following proteins are encoded in a genomic region of Sulfurimonas sp. HSL3-7:
- a CDS encoding biotin/lipoyl-containing protein, whose protein sequence is MAKKFIDLMDTTFRDGFQSVFGGRVLLNDFLPAVEAAKAAGITHFEFGGGARFQVPFFYLNENAFDNMDKFRELVGPEANLQTLARGVNTVMLDTGSRELIDLHAKMFKKHGTTTIRNFDALNDINNLIDSGRSIVNHGLKHEVVVTIMDLPPGCEGAHTVEFYEKILRQILDAEIPYHSVCFKDATGTANPQKIYDTVKMAKRLLPEGTHVRLHTQETAGLSVAQNLAALEAGADGIDAAASPVSGGTSQPDILVMMHAIKGKNYDFGFDFEKVLKYESTLKECLNDYFIPPEATMVEPLIQFSPMPGGALTANTQMLRDNNMMEKFGDAILAMREVVEKGGYGTSVTPVSQFYFQQALNNVMQGPWKAIAPGYGKMVLGYFGKTPVAPDPEIVKIASEKLGLEPTTENAVDLADADESKSLGHWTKRLEEEGIETTEENIFIAAACQDKGIAFLKGEAEVNVRKNSEIQKEERTTMAAGNYTVVVDGQKFSVQVAEGTGDVQVVATEGVSAAPADTGSGVGMDIKALLPGAVWKIIANPGQSVAEGETIMILESMKMEIDVVAPKGGVIKSINVAVNDKVVEGQVVAVIG, encoded by the coding sequence ATGGCTAAGAAGTTTATAGATTTGATGGACACCACGTTCCGTGACGGATTCCAGTCCGTTTTCGGCGGACGCGTGCTTCTGAATGATTTTCTGCCTGCGGTAGAGGCAGCAAAAGCGGCAGGGATCACCCACTTTGAATTTGGAGGCGGTGCCCGCTTTCAGGTTCCTTTTTTCTACCTCAATGAAAACGCGTTCGACAATATGGACAAATTCCGTGAGCTGGTCGGTCCTGAAGCAAATCTTCAGACGCTGGCGCGGGGTGTCAATACGGTTATGCTCGATACGGGAAGCCGCGAGCTGATCGATCTGCATGCCAAAATGTTCAAAAAACACGGTACGACAACAATCCGTAACTTCGATGCGCTCAACGACATCAACAACCTGATCGACAGCGGACGCAGCATTGTCAACCACGGCCTCAAACATGAGGTGGTTGTAACGATCATGGACCTGCCACCGGGATGCGAAGGTGCCCATACGGTGGAGTTCTACGAGAAGATTCTTCGTCAGATACTTGATGCCGAGATTCCTTACCACTCTGTCTGTTTCAAAGATGCTACAGGTACGGCAAATCCGCAGAAGATCTACGACACCGTGAAGATGGCAAAACGCCTTCTTCCTGAAGGAACGCATGTCCGCCTGCACACGCAGGAAACAGCAGGTCTGTCGGTGGCACAGAACCTTGCGGCGCTTGAAGCAGGTGCTGACGGTATCGATGCGGCGGCCTCTCCGGTATCGGGCGGAACAAGTCAGCCGGATATCCTGGTAATGATGCACGCCATCAAGGGTAAAAACTACGATTTCGGCTTTGATTTTGAAAAAGTGCTTAAATATGAGAGCACGCTCAAAGAGTGCCTGAACGACTACTTCATTCCGCCTGAAGCAACAATGGTAGAGCCGCTGATCCAGTTCTCTCCGATGCCGGGCGGTGCTTTGACGGCCAATACCCAGATGCTGCGCGACAACAACATGATGGAAAAATTCGGCGATGCGATCCTTGCGATGCGCGAAGTCGTGGAAAAAGGGGGCTACGGCACCTCTGTGACACCGGTATCGCAGTTCTATTTCCAGCAGGCACTGAACAACGTGATGCAGGGTCCGTGGAAAGCGATCGCTCCGGGTTACGGAAAGATGGTACTCGGCTACTTCGGTAAGACACCGGTCGCGCCGGACCCTGAGATCGTCAAGATCGCTTCAGAGAAGCTGGGACTTGAGCCGACAACCGAAAATGCGGTCGATCTGGCAGATGCCGACGAGAGCAAATCTTTGGGACACTGGACAAAGCGTCTTGAAGAAGAGGGCATCGAGACGACAGAAGAGAACATCTTCATCGCTGCGGCGTGTCAGGACAAGGGAATCGCTTTCTTGAAAGGCGAAGCAGAAGTAAACGTACGTAAAAATTCAGAGATTCAAAAAGAGGAGAGAACAACGATGGCAGCAGGTAACTATACCGTAGTAGTAGATGGTCAGAAATTCAGTGTACAGGTAGCAGAGGGGACTGGTGACGTTCAGGTCGTCGCAACAGAGGGTGTAAGCGCTGCACCGGCAGATACGGGTTCAGGTGTCGGTATGGATATTAAAGCACTGCTTCCGGGTGCCGTTTGGAAGATCATTGCCAATCCGGGCCAGAGCGTTGCCGAGGGTGAGACGATCATGATCCTTGAGTCGATGAAAATGGAGATCGATGTTGTGGCGCCAAAAGGCGGTGTGATCAAATCAATCAATGTCGCGGTCAATGACAAAGTGGTTGAAGGTCAAGTCGTAGCAGTCATTGGATAA
- a CDS encoding sodium ion-translocating decarboxylase subunit beta: MKSIVLKFLALMVVSFSLHASDAHVAAVDEERAASSTHKEETYQPKSLSEMTAGFFASTGINAILNPDPNEVNAHGEAMSDFHKSWGRVVMILVTFLLFYLAIAKGYEPLLLLPIAFGGLLANIPVANIAGPHGFLGVIYNMGLANEMFPIIIFMGVGAMTDFGPLLSNPKTALLGGAAQFGIFGTLVGAVALSQYTDVFDFTLQQASAISIIGGADGPTSIFIATKLAPELLGAIAVASYSYMALVPIIQPPIMKALTTKAERQIKMSTLRHVSRLEKLVFPIMVLSLAILILPDSTPLIGAFMFGNFLKESGVVERLNDTLQNALINIVTIFLGLGVGSKLAADQFLVVDTLAILILGLIAFSVGTAAGVIMAKIMNLFPGTKVNPLIGSAGVSAVPMAARVSNKVGMEYDRSNMLLMHAMGPNVAGVIGSAVAAGVMISIFG, translated from the coding sequence ATGAAGTCGATTGTACTGAAATTTTTGGCCTTAATGGTCGTGAGCTTCTCGCTTCACGCCTCTGACGCGCATGTCGCGGCGGTAGACGAGGAGAGAGCGGCATCGAGCACACATAAAGAAGAGACCTACCAACCGAAATCGCTTAGCGAGATGACAGCGGGTTTTTTCGCGTCGACAGGTATCAATGCGATTCTCAACCCCGATCCCAATGAAGTGAATGCTCATGGTGAAGCGATGAGTGATTTCCACAAATCATGGGGTCGAGTTGTCATGATTCTGGTCACTTTCCTGCTCTTCTACCTGGCGATCGCCAAAGGATATGAACCGCTTCTGCTGCTGCCTATCGCATTCGGGGGCCTTCTGGCCAATATCCCTGTTGCCAATATCGCCGGGCCCCACGGCTTCCTCGGTGTCATCTACAACATGGGTCTGGCCAACGAGATGTTCCCGATCATCATCTTTATGGGTGTCGGGGCGATGACCGATTTCGGTCCATTGCTCTCGAATCCTAAGACGGCACTGCTTGGCGGTGCGGCACAGTTCGGTATCTTTGGTACACTGGTCGGTGCGGTTGCCCTGTCACAGTACACCGATGTCTTCGATTTTACGCTGCAGCAGGCGTCTGCAATCTCGATCATCGGGGGTGCGGACGGCCCGACGTCTATCTTTATTGCGACGAAACTGGCACCTGAGCTTCTGGGCGCTATCGCGGTCGCATCTTACTCATATATGGCACTGGTCCCGATCATCCAGCCGCCGATCATGAAAGCACTGACAACAAAAGCGGAGCGTCAGATCAAGATGTCGACACTGCGCCATGTATCGCGTCTTGAAAAGCTTGTTTTCCCGATCATGGTTCTGAGCCTTGCGATCCTGATCCTGCCGGATTCGACACCGCTTATCGGTGCCTTCATGTTCGGTAACTTCCTGAAAGAGTCGGGTGTCGTTGAGCGACTGAACGATACGCTTCAGAACGCGCTGATCAACATTGTGACGATTTTCCTGGGACTGGGTGTCGGTTCCAAGCTGGCGGCAGATCAGTTCCTGGTCGTCGATACACTGGCAATCCTGATCCTTGGTCTTATCGCCTTCTCTGTCGGTACGGCAGCAGGTGTTATCATGGCGAAGATCATGAATCTCTTTCCGGGAACAAAGGTCAACCCGCTTATCGGTTCGGCAGGTGTTTCGGCTGTTCCTATGGCGGCGCGTGTCTCCAACAAAGTCGGTATGGAATATGACCGTTCGAACATGCTGTTGATGCATGCGATGGGCCCTAACGTTGCCGGTGTTATCGGTTCTGCCGTTGCCGCGGGTGTTATGATCTCCATCTTCGGATAA
- a CDS encoding MGMT family protein — translation MPTPFQNEVYKAIEKIPKGRVTTYGAIACYLNTNAIRAVGTAVGKNPYAPKVPCHRVVLANGSIGSYSGEGGVERKIELLRQEGVAVEKGKIIDFEKRLFDYTG, via the coding sequence ATGCCGACACCGTTTCAGAATGAAGTGTATAAGGCAATTGAAAAGATACCTAAAGGTCGCGTGACCACCTACGGTGCCATCGCGTGTTACCTCAATACCAATGCCATACGGGCGGTCGGAACGGCGGTCGGTAAAAACCCCTATGCACCGAAAGTACCCTGTCACCGTGTTGTACTTGCAAACGGCAGTATCGGCAGCTATTCGGGTGAGGGCGGTGTAGAGCGGAAGATCGAACTGCTGCGCCAGGAAGGTGTGGCTGTCGAAAAGGGGAAAATCATCGATTTTGAAAAGCGGCTTTTTGATTACACAGGTTAA
- a CDS encoding efflux RND transporter permease subunit: protein MTKIIKYFINNTSLNHMLLTVLLLTGVLAYIKIPKEIFPDVTLNMIMVSGGYSGASANTLDKMVVRDIEDDVSSISGISKIESVIRPGVFSVVLTLDDDADSYIVLNKVKDKLANIRQNIPADMNEPVAAVLDKNRDLVRLSIASKDADFERLLEQAKRIKSKLSKIPHISEVVIYGDSEQKLEIKIDEEAIDAYRLSAADVLTAIQNLSYIYPIGDIDDKENFIYVSTANGKADINEWENTLVEIGSKRLYLKDIAAIRLYHPQDVTLSTFNGEYNLVLKISKDTQGNSIALSRELREFVDTEIKPQYPDLTFNFFHDSSEPIEERLSIIIANLTFGLILIFFTMYTLINRNTAIVVTMGVPFAFIIGLIFIYMGGYSLNMVSLIGALLVVGIAVDDAVVVSENIQRHIDEGMAPAEAAIAGVKEVILPITMATLTTVAAFLPMFMLTGEMGLFIKLIPIVVVMVLFGSLIESFFFLPLHSKEFLKKGTKSLDWSPVTSRYEKVLHILIHYKKSTLALFFIVVPLLTVLTLKSLHFQLFPAFDGRTMNISGKMNINTDLESTYKIANAIEKTILAHKEELFVKSVSMISGMRRTFANSWDTGTNLFYISLELEEQVPQNWVNHYVNPILDFSFEFNPPEKIRTIPSTEVANRLRRLIAPLQQQYGIDELSVLEQRAGIVKTDIKLNLISNDDAKMKEAIAMLESELSQIAGVEDVIDNIRYGKMEYKIKINAYGEQLGLSEGAVAQVLSGYFLESRKAQTFGSEGVIDITTEYAQKDRLETLNEFEVPLRDGRYVKLEEVADFIKIQDYESIEKEDGDIVKTVSANVDKKVITASEVLNRLAGRIDAIEKEGIRVEMLGEREKNEQLKNDMLTAAVFALFIMLILLLLIFPKIKYALMILSVIPFSIFGALLGHVIMGMNMTMPSVIGILGLAGVVINDGIIMLDFLHGTHEPAKFYYRAKLRLRPIVITSVTTFVGLSTLMFYATGQAAIMQPLAISLGFGLLWGTVMNLFYLPTLYAMVNRIKEEPSGPVKEGVTPRG from the coding sequence ATGACAAAAATCATCAAATATTTCATCAATAACACCTCGTTGAACCATATGCTGCTGACGGTCTTGCTGCTGACAGGGGTGCTGGCATATATCAAGATCCCGAAAGAGATCTTTCCCGATGTCACCCTTAACATGATCATGGTCTCGGGGGGCTATTCCGGGGCAAGTGCCAACACGCTTGACAAGATGGTCGTGCGCGATATCGAAGATGATGTCAGCAGCATCAGCGGTATCAGTAAAATAGAGAGTGTGATCCGGCCCGGGGTATTTTCGGTCGTTCTGACGCTTGACGATGATGCGGACAGCTACATCGTCCTCAATAAAGTCAAGGACAAGCTCGCCAATATCCGCCAAAACATACCTGCCGATATGAACGAACCGGTGGCAGCCGTTCTGGACAAGAACCGTGACCTTGTCCGGCTCTCGATTGCTTCGAAGGATGCGGATTTCGAGAGGCTGCTGGAACAGGCCAAACGTATCAAAAGCAAACTCAGCAAGATCCCGCATATATCGGAAGTGGTCATCTACGGTGATTCGGAGCAGAAGCTGGAGATCAAGATCGATGAGGAGGCGATTGACGCCTATCGGTTGAGTGCCGCTGATGTGCTTACGGCGATCCAGAACCTCTCCTATATCTATCCGATAGGCGATATCGACGACAAAGAGAACTTTATCTATGTCTCTACCGCCAACGGAAAAGCCGATATCAATGAGTGGGAGAACACGCTTGTCGAGATCGGTTCAAAACGGCTCTACCTCAAAGACATTGCGGCGATCCGCCTTTACCATCCGCAGGATGTCACCTTGTCGACCTTTAACGGCGAATACAACCTTGTGCTGAAGATATCCAAAGATACGCAGGGCAATTCGATCGCCCTCTCCAGAGAGCTGCGCGAGTTTGTCGACACGGAGATCAAACCGCAATACCCCGATTTGACCTTCAACTTTTTTCACGACTCCTCGGAGCCTATCGAGGAGCGCCTGAGCATCATCATCGCAAACCTGACATTCGGTCTTATCCTGATCTTTTTTACGATGTACACGCTGATCAACCGCAACACCGCCATAGTCGTGACGATGGGGGTCCCTTTCGCCTTTATCATCGGCCTGATCTTTATCTACATGGGCGGCTACTCGCTTAACATGGTCTCGCTGATCGGTGCACTGCTGGTCGTCGGTATCGCCGTTGACGATGCAGTGGTGGTCTCTGAGAATATCCAGCGCCACATCGATGAAGGGATGGCGCCCGCCGAAGCGGCGATCGCGGGTGTTAAAGAGGTGATACTGCCGATCACGATGGCGACACTGACGACCGTCGCTGCATTTCTGCCGATGTTCATGCTGACGGGGGAGATGGGTCTCTTTATCAAACTGATACCGATCGTCGTGGTCATGGTCCTCTTCGGTTCGCTGATAGAGAGCTTCTTCTTTCTGCCGCTGCATTCGAAAGAGTTCCTCAAAAAAGGGACGAAGTCGCTTGACTGGTCGCCGGTGACGAGCCGCTATGAAAAAGTGCTCCACATCCTGATCCACTATAAAAAGTCAACGCTGGCGCTCTTTTTTATTGTCGTGCCGCTTCTGACGGTCCTGACGCTAAAGTCGCTGCATTTCCAGCTCTTCCCGGCGTTTGACGGGCGTACGATGAACATCTCGGGCAAGATGAACATCAACACCGACCTTGAGTCGACCTACAAGATCGCCAATGCGATCGAGAAGACGATCCTGGCGCACAAAGAGGAGCTCTTTGTCAAAAGCGTCTCAATGATCAGCGGCATGCGACGGACCTTTGCAAACTCCTGGGACACGGGGACAAATCTTTTCTACATCTCGTTGGAACTCGAAGAGCAGGTACCGCAGAACTGGGTCAACCACTATGTCAACCCTATCCTGGACTTCTCGTTCGAATTCAATCCGCCCGAAAAGATCCGCACGATCCCTTCGACAGAGGTCGCCAACCGTCTCCGCCGGCTGATCGCGCCGCTGCAACAGCAGTACGGCATCGACGAGCTCTCCGTACTGGAGCAGCGGGCGGGGATCGTCAAAACCGACATCAAGCTCAATCTTATCAGCAACGACGATGCGAAGATGAAAGAGGCGATTGCCATGCTCGAGTCCGAACTTAGTCAGATAGCGGGGGTTGAAGATGTCATTGACAATATCCGGTACGGCAAGATGGAGTACAAGATCAAGATCAACGCCTACGGCGAACAGCTCGGACTCTCTGAAGGCGCTGTCGCGCAGGTGCTTAGCGGCTATTTTCTCGAAAGCCGAAAAGCGCAGACCTTCGGCTCCGAAGGGGTCATAGATATTACGACCGAGTATGCGCAAAAAGACCGCCTTGAGACCCTGAACGAGTTTGAAGTACCGCTTCGAGACGGTCGTTACGTCAAACTCGAAGAGGTGGCCGATTTTATCAAGATACAGGATTACGAGAGCATTGAGAAAGAGGACGGCGATATCGTCAAAACGGTCAGTGCCAACGTCGACAAGAAGGTCATCACCGCATCCGAAGTGCTGAACCGTCTGGCAGGGCGTATCGATGCGATCGAGAAAGAGGGGATCCGTGTGGAGATGCTGGGTGAACGAGAGAAGAACGAGCAGCTCAAAAACGACATGTTGACTGCTGCGGTCTTTGCACTGTTTATCATGCTGATCCTGCTGCTGCTGATCTTTCCGAAGATAAAATATGCCCTGATGATCCTGTCTGTGATCCCGTTCTCCATTTTCGGCGCACTGCTGGGACATGTCATCATGGGGATGAACATGACGATGCCCTCCGTTATAGGCATTTTGGGACTTGCCGGTGTTGTGATCAACGACGGGATCATCATGCTCGACTTTTTGCACGGTACCCATGAACCTGCGAAATTCTACTACCGCGCCAAACTGCGCCTGCGCCCGATCGTCATCACGTCGGTGACGACATTCGTCGGACTTTCGACACTGATGTTCTATGCGACAGGCCAGGCGGCGATCATGCAGCCGCTGGCGATCTCTCTGGGCTTCGGTCTGCTCTGGGGTACGGTGATGAACCTTTTTTACCTTCCGACGCTTTACGCGATGGTCAACAGGATAAAAGAGGAGCCGTCCGGGCCTGTGAAAGAGGGCGTGACACCAAGGGGCTAG
- a CDS encoding HlyD family efflux transporter periplasmic adaptor subunit → MKRMFALLLLSAAALFAKEYYSKVEPYEVLTIASNVSGQVTFADEKREGKKLDGKAYIKIDDKLDRIELENVRKKITLLRNTLKLNEAMQKNYEEILAKKETNYDNIRELKTKSLIEKDKEFYDLVTTQNQLISTEKEVDNLKVQINDLNLRAEQLQKSIDDKSLSATGKVLYQLSVKEGQVVNPGMELAKVADISRAKLTIFLNADDMKNAKSRVLYLNGEKSRYKISRVWAIADSTHLSSYKAEIIIDAPKYFSELMKVELR, encoded by the coding sequence ATGAAAAGAATGTTTGCACTACTGCTGTTATCAGCTGCGGCACTGTTTGCCAAAGAGTACTATTCCAAAGTCGAACCGTACGAGGTCCTGACAATCGCATCCAATGTGTCGGGGCAGGTCACTTTTGCAGATGAGAAACGAGAGGGGAAAAAGCTTGACGGCAAGGCTTATATCAAGATCGATGACAAACTCGATCGCATCGAGCTGGAGAATGTCCGCAAGAAGATCACCCTGCTGCGAAACACGCTAAAGCTGAACGAGGCGATGCAGAAAAACTACGAAGAGATACTCGCAAAAAAAGAGACCAACTACGACAATATCAGAGAACTGAAGACAAAGTCGCTGATCGAAAAAGACAAAGAGTTCTATGATCTCGTCACAACGCAGAATCAGCTGATCTCTACGGAGAAAGAGGTTGACAACCTCAAGGTTCAGATCAATGATCTGAACCTTCGTGCAGAGCAGCTGCAAAAGAGCATTGACGACAAATCACTTTCGGCCACAGGGAAGGTCCTCTACCAGCTCAGCGTCAAAGAGGGGCAGGTGGTCAACCCCGGGATGGAACTTGCCAAGGTGGCCGACATTTCCAGGGCGAAACTGACTATCTTTCTGAATGCCGATGATATGAAAAATGCCAAAAGCAGGGTACTCTACCTCAATGGCGAAAAGAGCCGCTACAAGATCAGCCGCGTGTGGGCGATCGCCGACTCGACACATCTCTCAAGCTACAAGGCCGAGATCATCATCGATGCGCCGAAATATTTCTCGGAGCTGATGAAGGTGGAACTGAGATGA
- a CDS encoding molybdopterin-dependent oxidoreductase, whose translation MSLTTACPLDCYDACSIDVVDGKLRGSKDTYTHGYLCPHLNHYGNHERISTPRYEGKEITMEQALHLLEEKIARVSDPSQILHYRGRGNFGLMQQVSDHFFASYGATLTEGSLCDGAGEAGVIEGRGSNRLLPPEQIEKAEVVIVWGRNIHTTNSHLLPFLKDKKVIVIDPVRTKLAESADFHLQIKPRGDLYLALLLSRFVMINSMEDTAFLKAYAPEYEDFYELTQTVRIKAVLESIDVTLGDIGKILDLVQGRRTVILVGVGIQKYRNGAEAMRAIDGLGALLGLFGKEGCGVNFLGNSAEGIRSPFNQSSKAKSVALGNVEFGRFELAFIQGSNPLNQMPDTNRVRESIAKTPFTVYFGLYENETSEIADLVIPAKSFLEKDDIRSSYGHPGLLDMPKIAESATGISEYDLTEKLCKAFDIDIESELSYLEHFQTFAEDTAYGQMVKGRETLPYTEGFDTDDGEFCFLEEYESDADLENDLFLLTIKSEHSLNSQFKREKCVHLNSSHGLNEGDRVRISSDNGKLELEVALDERLRDDCLLIYSGTPGVNLLSDSKLSYEGKNAAYQEKKVKVEKC comes from the coding sequence ATGAGTCTGACGACAGCCTGCCCCCTGGACTGTTACGACGCCTGCAGTATCGACGTCGTCGACGGAAAGCTCCGCGGCAGCAAAGATACCTATACGCACGGCTATCTCTGCCCGCATCTGAACCACTACGGCAACCATGAGCGCATCAGCACACCGCGCTACGAAGGCAAAGAGATCACGATGGAGCAGGCCCTGCATCTCCTTGAAGAGAAGATCGCGAGAGTCTCCGACCCTTCCCAGATACTGCACTACCGCGGGCGCGGCAACTTTGGTCTGATGCAGCAGGTGAGCGACCACTTTTTCGCCTCATACGGTGCGACCCTGACAGAAGGATCGCTCTGCGACGGTGCCGGCGAAGCCGGTGTCATAGAAGGGCGGGGCTCCAACCGGCTGCTTCCGCCGGAGCAGATCGAAAAAGCGGAGGTTGTGATCGTCTGGGGACGCAATATCCACACGACCAATTCGCATCTGCTCCCCTTTTTGAAAGATAAGAAGGTCATCGTCATCGACCCGGTCCGGACGAAGCTGGCCGAAAGTGCAGATTTCCATCTGCAGATCAAACCCAGGGGCGATCTCTACCTGGCACTGCTGCTGAGCCGATTCGTGATGATCAACTCGATGGAGGATACAGCGTTCCTGAAGGCATATGCCCCGGAATATGAGGATTTCTACGAGCTGACCCAGACGGTACGTATCAAAGCGGTCCTGGAGAGCATCGATGTCACGCTGGGGGATATCGGTAAGATACTGGATCTTGTCCAGGGACGACGTACGGTGATCCTTGTCGGCGTCGGGATCCAGAAATACCGCAACGGTGCAGAGGCAATGCGCGCCATCGACGGTTTGGGCGCACTGCTGGGGCTCTTTGGCAAAGAGGGGTGCGGCGTCAACTTTCTGGGCAATTCGGCAGAGGGGATAAGATCGCCTTTCAACCAGAGCTCAAAAGCAAAGAGCGTGGCTCTCGGCAATGTCGAGTTCGGCCGTTTCGAGCTGGCCTTCATCCAGGGGTCAAACCCGCTCAACCAGATGCCCGATACCAACAGGGTACGCGAATCGATCGCCAAAACTCCTTTTACGGTCTATTTCGGTCTCTATGAGAACGAGACGTCCGAGATCGCGGACCTGGTCATACCGGCGAAGAGCTTTTTGGAAAAAGATGATATCCGCAGTTCATACGGACATCCCGGGCTGCTTGATATGCCGAAGATCGCCGAGAGCGCGACGGGTATCAGCGAGTATGATCTGACTGAAAAGTTGTGCAAGGCCTTTGACATAGACATTGAAAGCGAACTGAGTTACCTCGAACACTTTCAGACCTTTGCTGAGGATACAGCGTACGGACAGATGGTGAAAGGGCGCGAAACACTCCCCTACACCGAAGGATTTGACACCGATGACGGCGAGTTTTGTTTCCTGGAGGAGTACGAATCTGATGCCGATCTTGAAAATGATCTGTTTTTATTGACGATCAAAAGCGAACATAGTCTAAACTCTCAATTCAAAAGAGAGAAGTGCGTCCATCTCAACAGTTCGCACGGACTTAATGAGGGTGACAGGGTCCGGATATCTTCGGACAACGGCAAGTTGGAACTTGAGGTCGCGCTTGATGAGCGGCTGAGAGATGACTGTCTCCTGATCTATTCCGGAACACCTGGGGTCAACCTCCTAAGTGATTCCAAGCTCAGTTATGAAGGCAAAAATGCCGCGTATCAAGAAAAAAAAGTAAAGGTAGAAAAATGCTAG
- a CDS encoding aspartate aminotransferase family protein produces MLEKSYVLPTYARADISFVSGQNATLTDSEGKEYIDFTSGIGVVSVGHGDNALSQALCEQAKKIIHISNLYQIAPQEEAAKKIVLESGYDMQCFFGNSGAEANEGAIKIARKYGEVDGQPKRYKIITLKHSFHGRTITTVKATGQASMHNYFGPFPDGFVYADDIDQIASLVDDHTVGVMIELIQGEGGVQPIDKEKVQKLAAFLKEKDVLLIVDEVQTGVYRTGEFLASNVYDIEPDIITLAKGLGGGVPIGVVMTGKKDVLGAGDHGSTFGGNYLASTAASTVVDLLSAYKQSGALDEAIIAFAQKLEALQKAHSDIFTEAVGFGLMRGLRVVDADTLAAIITAARTHGVMVLRAGRNTLRFLPPLTITKDEMDEGFARLEKAIGTL; encoded by the coding sequence ATGCTAGAAAAATCTTATGTATTACCAACTTATGCCCGGGCAGACATTTCATTCGTCTCAGGCCAGAATGCGACGCTGACCGACAGCGAAGGCAAGGAGTATATCGATTTCACCTCGGGTATCGGTGTTGTGAGTGTCGGCCACGGTGACAACGCCCTTTCGCAGGCGCTCTGCGAACAGGCAAAAAAGATCATCCATATCTCGAACCTCTATCAGATAGCACCGCAGGAAGAGGCGGCGAAGAAGATCGTCCTTGAGAGCGGTTACGACATGCAGTGTTTCTTCGGCAACTCGGGAGCCGAAGCCAATGAAGGGGCGATCAAGATCGCCCGAAAATACGGCGAGGTCGACGGACAGCCGAAACGCTACAAGATCATCACGCTCAAGCATTCGTTTCACGGCCGTACCATCACGACGGTCAAAGCGACGGGACAGGCATCGATGCACAACTATTTCGGGCCGTTTCCGGACGGATTCGTCTATGCCGACGATATCGACCAGATCGCATCGCTGGTCGATGACCACACGGTCGGCGTGATGATCGAACTGATCCAGGGCGAGGGCGGCGTTCAGCCTATTGACAAGGAAAAGGTACAGAAGCTTGCCGCCTTTTTGAAAGAGAAGGATGTCCTGCTGATTGTCGACGAGGTACAGACCGGTGTCTACCGTACGGGCGAGTTCCTGGCGTCGAATGTCTATGATATCGAACCCGACATCATCACGCTGGCCAAAGGGCTCGGTGGCGGCGTGCCGATCGGTGTGGTGATGACGGGCAAAAAAGATGTTCTGGGAGCCGGCGATCACGGTTCGACTTTCGGGGGTAACTACCTTGCCAGCACAGCTGCAAGCACGGTGGTCGATCTCCTGAGCGCCTATAAGCAGAGCGGTGCGCTCGATGAGGCGATCATCGCCTTTGCCCAGAAACTTGAGGCATTGCAAAAAGCGCACAGCGACATCTTCACCGAAGCGGTCGGTTTCGGCCTGATGCGCGGGTTGCGTGTTGTCGATGCCGACACGCTGGCAGCCATTATCACTGCCGCGCGTACACACGGGGTGATGGTGCTGCGTGCAGGGCGCAATACGCTGCGTTTTCTGCCGCCGTTAACGATTACAAAGGATGAGATGGATGAGGGTTTTGCACGACTTGAAAAAGCTATCGGTACTCTGTAG